A single window of Achromobacter xylosoxidans DNA harbors:
- the nadD gene encoding nicotinate (nicotinamide) nucleotide adenylyltransferase, whose amino-acid sequence MKRIGLLGGSFDPVHVAHVALAENALRALDLAQVQLIPAANPWQRAALHATAQQRRAMLELAIAGRDGLAVNPIELERGGATYTIDTLRALPADARYVWLLGADQLANFCTWQSWRDIASLVDLAVATRPGTPLTPPAELADWLRGQGRELEELPFAPMPVSASQIRERLARGEPTDGLLAAPVAAYIAAHHLYR is encoded by the coding sequence GTGAAGCGTATCGGGCTCCTGGGCGGCAGTTTCGACCCCGTCCACGTCGCGCATGTCGCCCTGGCCGAAAACGCGCTGCGCGCGCTCGACCTGGCGCAGGTGCAATTGATCCCGGCCGCCAACCCGTGGCAACGCGCCGCCCTGCACGCCACCGCGCAACAGCGCCGCGCCATGCTGGAACTGGCCATTGCGGGCCGCGACGGCCTGGCGGTCAACCCGATCGAACTGGAGCGCGGCGGCGCCACCTACACCATCGACACCCTGCGCGCCCTGCCCGCCGATGCGCGCTACGTCTGGCTGCTGGGCGCCGACCAACTGGCCAATTTCTGCACCTGGCAGTCCTGGCGCGACATCGCCAGCCTGGTCGACCTGGCCGTGGCCACGCGCCCCGGCACGCCGCTGACGCCGCCGGCCGAACTGGCCGACTGGCTGCGCGGCCAGGGGCGCGAACTCGAAGAATTGCCTTTTGCCCCGATGCCGGTCTCGGCCTCGCAGATCCGCGAGCGCCTGGCCCGGGGCGAACCGACCGACGGCCTGCTGGCCGCCCCTGTCGCCGCCTATATTGCGGCGCACCATCTTTACCGATAA
- a CDS encoding YebC/PmpR family DNA-binding transcriptional regulator — protein sequence MAGHSKWANIQHRKGRQDAKRGKLWTKIIREITVAARAGGPDPDSNPRLRMAWDKATDANMPKDNIQRAIQRGAGGADGDAYEEVRYEGYGIGGAAVIVDCMTDNRTRTVAEVRHAFAKNGGNLGQEGSVAFMFKHCGQFVFAPGTPEDQVMEAALEAGAEDVTTDEEGVIEVVCAPADYAAVRKAFDDAGLKAEVDGIVMKALNETELAGEDAIKMQKLLDALESLDDVQEVYTTVIFDEAQ from the coding sequence ATGGCCGGACACAGCAAATGGGCCAATATTCAGCACCGCAAAGGCCGCCAAGACGCCAAACGCGGAAAGCTCTGGACCAAGATCATTCGTGAAATCACCGTGGCGGCGCGCGCCGGCGGCCCCGACCCGGACAGCAATCCGCGCTTGCGCATGGCCTGGGACAAGGCCACCGACGCCAACATGCCCAAGGACAACATCCAGCGCGCCATCCAGCGCGGCGCGGGCGGCGCGGACGGCGACGCCTACGAGGAAGTCCGCTACGAAGGCTACGGCATCGGTGGCGCGGCGGTCATCGTCGACTGCATGACCGACAACCGCACCCGCACCGTGGCGGAAGTGCGCCACGCCTTCGCCAAGAACGGCGGCAACCTGGGCCAGGAAGGCTCGGTGGCCTTCATGTTCAAGCACTGCGGGCAGTTCGTGTTCGCTCCCGGCACGCCGGAAGACCAGGTCATGGAAGCCGCCCTCGAGGCCGGCGCCGAAGACGTCACCACCGATGAGGAAGGCGTGATCGAAGTGGTCTGCGCCCCGGCCGACTACGCCGCCGTGCGCAAGGCCTTCGACGACGCCGGCCTGAAGGCCGAAGTCGACGGCATCGTCATGAAGGCCCTGAACGAAACCGAACTGGCCGGCGAAGACGCCATCAAGATGCAGAAACTGCTCGACGCCCTCGAAAGCCTGGACGACGTGCAGGAAGTCTATACGACCGTCATTTTCGACGAAGCGCAATAA
- the purD gene encoding phosphoribosylamine--glycine ligase, producing the protein MKLLVIGSGGREHALAWRLARSPRVHKVYVAPGNGGTQRAEQMENIPLTNAEELADFVQREGIALTVVGPEAPLAAGVVDVFRARGLKIFGPTKAAAQLESSKDYAKAFMVRHNIPTARYETFTDPAAAHAYIDQEGAPIVIKADGLAAGKGVVVAATLEEAHAAVDAMLGDGSMGEAGARVVIEECLVGEEASFIVMCDGRNVLALATSQDHKRLQDGDQGPNTGGMGAYSPAPIVTPELHHRIMREIILPTVQGMTRDGIPYTGFLYAGLMIAPGDDPDRDIKTLEFNCRMGDPETQPIMMRVKSDLLDALEHAVEGTLDQADITWDRRTALGVVLASHNYPNTPRTGDVIRGLPADADDCMVFHAATRLEGDETQTTGGRVLCVTALGDSVKMARDRVYEAIDGIHFDGRQYRSDIGWRALKPSQQKPKSNA; encoded by the coding sequence ATGAAACTCCTGGTAATTGGCTCGGGCGGCCGCGAACATGCCCTCGCCTGGCGGTTGGCCCGCTCCCCGCGCGTACACAAGGTGTACGTGGCGCCGGGCAACGGCGGCACGCAACGGGCCGAGCAGATGGAAAACATCCCGCTCACCAATGCCGAGGAACTGGCCGATTTCGTCCAGCGCGAAGGCATCGCCCTGACGGTCGTCGGCCCCGAGGCGCCGCTGGCCGCTGGCGTGGTCGACGTCTTCCGCGCTCGTGGCCTGAAGATCTTCGGCCCCACCAAGGCCGCCGCGCAGCTGGAAAGCTCCAAGGACTACGCCAAGGCCTTCATGGTCCGGCACAACATCCCGACCGCGCGCTACGAGACCTTCACCGATCCGGCCGCCGCCCACGCCTACATCGACCAGGAAGGCGCCCCCATCGTGATCAAGGCCGACGGCCTGGCCGCCGGCAAGGGCGTGGTGGTCGCCGCCACGCTCGAAGAAGCGCACGCAGCCGTCGACGCCATGCTCGGCGACGGCTCCATGGGCGAAGCCGGCGCGCGCGTCGTCATCGAGGAATGCCTGGTCGGCGAGGAAGCCAGCTTCATCGTCATGTGCGACGGCCGCAACGTGCTGGCGCTGGCCACCAGCCAGGACCACAAGCGCCTGCAAGATGGCGACCAGGGTCCGAACACCGGCGGCATGGGCGCCTATTCGCCCGCGCCCATCGTCACGCCCGAGCTGCATCACCGCATCATGCGCGAAATCATCCTGCCGACCGTGCAGGGCATGACGCGCGACGGCATCCCCTACACCGGCTTCCTGTACGCCGGCCTGATGATCGCCCCCGGCGACGATCCCGACCGCGACATCAAGACGCTGGAATTCAACTGCCGCATGGGCGACCCGGAAACCCAGCCCATCATGATGCGCGTCAAGAGCGACCTGCTGGACGCGCTCGAGCACGCCGTCGAAGGCACGCTGGACCAGGCCGACATCACCTGGGACCGCCGCACCGCCCTGGGCGTGGTGCTGGCCTCGCACAACTATCCCAATACCCCGCGCACCGGCGACGTCATCCGCGGCCTGCCCGCAGACGCCGACGACTGCATGGTGTTCCACGCGGCCACCCGCCTGGAAGGCGACGAAACCCAGACCACCGGCGGCCGCGTGCTGTGCGTCACCGCGCTGGGCGACTCGGTCAAGATGGCGCGCGACCGCGTCTACGAAGCCATCGACGGCATCCACTTCGACGGCCGCCAGTACCGCAGCGACATCGGCTGGCGCGCGCTCAAGCCGTCGCAGCAGAAGCCCAAGTCCAACGCGTAA
- a CDS encoding Maf family protein, with product MTDALPARLYLASASPRRRELLTQIGLPHEVLRVPAPPGEDEPQHPGESAADYVRRTARDKAERGRDWLRAQSLPIMPLLAADTTVILDGQVLGKPADRDDAIRILQALSGQTHQVHTAVALWSRERLLESVSITEVQMRPLQADEIARYCDSGEPYGKAGAYGIQGLAGTFIARIDGSYTGVMGLPLFETANLLRAAGIAIP from the coding sequence ATGACTGACGCCTTGCCCGCACGCCTCTACCTCGCCTCCGCCAGTCCTCGCCGGCGCGAATTGCTGACACAGATCGGCCTGCCGCACGAGGTGCTGCGCGTGCCCGCGCCGCCCGGCGAAGACGAACCGCAACACCCCGGCGAAAGCGCCGCCGACTACGTCCGGCGCACGGCCCGCGACAAGGCCGAACGCGGTCGCGACTGGCTGCGCGCCCAATCCTTGCCCATCATGCCGCTGCTGGCCGCCGACACCACGGTCATCCTGGACGGCCAGGTGCTGGGCAAGCCCGCCGACCGCGACGACGCCATCCGCATCCTGCAGGCGCTGTCGGGCCAGACGCACCAAGTGCACACCGCCGTGGCGCTGTGGAGCCGCGAACGCCTGCTGGAGTCGGTCTCCATCACCGAGGTGCAAATGCGTCCGCTGCAAGCGGACGAAATCGCGCGCTATTGCGACAGCGGCGAACCCTACGGCAAGGCCGGCGCCTACGGCATCCAGGGCCTGGCCGGCACTTTCATCGCGCGCATCGACGGCAGCTACACCGGCGTCATGGGCCTGCCCCTGTTCGAAACCGCCAACCTGCTGCGGGCCGCCGGCATCGCGATTCCCTGA
- a CDS encoding sigma-54-dependent transcriptional regulator: MAAMFEAAADNRPAPLVAFIDDDDELRRANVQTLKLRGIDVQAHTSARGALATLNRDFDGVVVTDIRMPDIDGLQLFQRLRAIDPEIPVILITGHGDIAMAVQCMRDGAYDFLAKPYPPDRLVTAITHAAEKRHLVLENRRLREAAFAVEADEVPFIGTTPAMQRIKQTLRHIADADVDVLVEGETGTGKEVVATALHRLSRRRHRALVAINCGALPESVIESELFGHEAGAFTGAQKRRIGRIEHASGGTLFLDEIESMPLAVQVKLLRVLESRQITPLGSNEVRNLDLRVVAATKEDLGNPAIRAKFREDLFYRLNVVTIRIPPLRERREDIPLLLAHYLGHASRRFQRDIPDMPADIKRHLLTHDWPGNVRELAHFAERFVLGVLNTPAAVSPTAETTPGTLPEKMERFEAQLIRDALAAHQGDVRATLEALGIPRKTFYDKLQRHGIDRQDYTGATN; the protein is encoded by the coding sequence ATGGCCGCAATGTTCGAAGCGGCTGCCGACAACCGGCCGGCGCCCCTGGTGGCTTTCATCGATGACGACGACGAACTGCGCCGCGCCAACGTGCAGACACTCAAGCTGCGCGGTATCGACGTGCAAGCCCACACCAGCGCGCGCGGCGCGCTTGCCACCTTGAATCGTGATTTCGATGGCGTGGTGGTCACCGACATTCGCATGCCCGATATCGACGGCCTGCAACTGTTCCAGCGCCTGCGCGCCATCGATCCGGAAATTCCCGTCATCCTCATTACCGGCCATGGCGATATCGCCATGGCGGTGCAATGCATGCGCGACGGCGCCTATGATTTCCTGGCCAAGCCCTATCCGCCCGACCGCCTCGTCACCGCCATCACCCACGCCGCCGAAAAGCGCCACCTGGTGCTTGAAAACCGCCGCCTGCGCGAAGCGGCGTTCGCCGTCGAAGCCGATGAAGTGCCCTTTATCGGCACCACACCGGCCATGCAGCGCATCAAGCAGACCTTGCGCCACATCGCCGATGCGGACGTCGATGTCCTGGTGGAGGGCGAGACCGGCACGGGCAAGGAAGTGGTCGCCACCGCCCTGCATCGCCTGAGCCGCCGCCGTCACCGGGCGTTGGTCGCGATCAACTGTGGCGCGCTACCCGAAAGCGTGATCGAAAGTGAGCTGTTCGGCCATGAGGCCGGCGCCTTCACCGGCGCACAGAAGCGCCGCATCGGGCGTATCGAGCATGCCAGCGGCGGCACGCTGTTCCTGGACGAAATCGAAAGCATGCCGCTCGCCGTGCAGGTCAAGCTGCTGCGGGTACTGGAATCCCGCCAGATCACGCCGCTGGGCAGCAACGAGGTCCGCAACCTGGATCTGCGTGTCGTCGCCGCCACCAAGGAAGACCTGGGCAATCCCGCGATCCGCGCCAAATTCCGTGAAGATCTCTTCTACCGGCTCAACGTCGTCACCATCCGTATCCCGCCGCTGCGCGAACGCCGCGAGGACATTCCACTGCTGCTGGCCCATTATCTGGGTCACGCCTCGCGCCGCTTCCAACGCGACATTCCCGATATGCCGGCCGACATCAAGCGTCACCTGTTGACGCACGACTGGCCCGGCAACGTGCGGGAACTCGCCCACTTCGCCGAGCGCTTCGTGCTGGGCGTGCTCAACACGCCGGCCGCAGTCTCGCCAACCGCGGAAACCACGCCAGGCACCCTGCCGGAAAAGATGGAACGCTTCGAGGCCCAACTCATCCGCGACGCCCTCGCCGCCCACCAGGGCGATGTGCGCGCCACGCTGGAAGCGTTGGGCATTCCGCGCAAGACCTTCTACGACAAGCTGCAGCGCCACGGCATCGATCGGCAGGATTACACCGGCGCCACCAACTGA
- a CDS encoding ATP-binding protein yields the protein MPLPSAFPPTQPDPDAIGPRRLPAWAWILLALVAVAAVFGILHAASQWAREGALKEAYQQARSAGQINAALLRNNLDKFRALPFVLTRDVDLRATLQAPSAAQIEALDEKLDTLSRGVGASAIYVLDRSGYAIAASNWREPATFVGVDYQFRPYFRGAVAHGSAEHFALGTVSHEAGLYLSRRVDDANGAMLGVVVLKVDFRDLEADWRQSNAPIFVTDEHGVVLLGSVPDWRFRVVAPLAPDLAQTLRTSLQFGDAMFQPLPLQPPLQTLSGGQLVRAGEALPQIPASAPLLHTTLPIVESPGWTLHLLSPVQSALNRATANAQLGALLAQGVLSAVIGILLYRRHRSRERSAQQLAVRRQLAAQVEERTAQLRAANQQLVAQMDERQRTEARLHTMQDELVQASKLALLGQVAAGVAHEINQPVAAIRAYADNAAEFLRRRDNPSVEENLATIASLTERIGHITGELRAFSRKAGASVGPTSLQEALDGALLLVGPRARRQGVVLQRPPVEQDHRVWADRIRLEQVMVNLLQNGLDALEGRADGRIVVAMQDMGASVQLFVSDNGPGLSAETSARLFTPFHTTKAEGLGLGLVISRDIVAEFGGDLRVAHPGDAIFPAPHGPDRGAMFTLTLRKSPPADP from the coding sequence ATGCCCCTCCCCTCAGCCTTCCCGCCGACGCAGCCGGACCCGGACGCCATCGGCCCACGCCGCCTTCCCGCCTGGGCCTGGATCCTGCTGGCCTTGGTGGCGGTGGCCGCCGTCTTTGGCATCCTGCACGCCGCCAGTCAATGGGCGCGGGAAGGAGCGCTCAAGGAGGCCTACCAGCAGGCCCGCAGCGCGGGACAGATCAATGCCGCCCTGCTGCGCAACAACCTGGACAAGTTCCGCGCGCTGCCCTTCGTCCTGACGCGCGACGTGGACCTGCGCGCCACGCTGCAGGCGCCCTCGGCAGCGCAGATCGAAGCGCTGGACGAGAAACTCGATACCTTGAGCCGCGGCGTCGGCGCATCCGCAATCTACGTGCTGGACCGCAGCGGCTATGCGATCGCCGCCAGCAACTGGCGCGAGCCGGCCACCTTCGTCGGCGTCGACTACCAGTTCCGGCCGTATTTCCGCGGCGCAGTGGCACATGGCTCGGCCGAACACTTCGCCCTGGGCACGGTCAGCCACGAAGCCGGGCTGTACCTGTCGCGCCGTGTGGACGACGCCAATGGCGCCATGCTGGGCGTGGTGGTATTGAAAGTCGATTTCCGCGATCTCGAGGCCGATTGGCGCCAGTCGAACGCGCCCATCTTCGTCACCGACGAGCATGGCGTGGTGCTCCTGGGAAGCGTGCCCGACTGGCGCTTTCGCGTCGTGGCGCCGCTCGCGCCCGACCTGGCCCAAACCCTGCGCACCAGCCTGCAGTTCGGCGATGCCATGTTCCAGCCACTCCCGTTGCAGCCGCCCCTGCAAACCCTCAGTGGCGGCCAACTGGTGCGGGCCGGCGAAGCCTTGCCGCAAATCCCGGCCAGTGCGCCGCTGCTGCACACCACGCTGCCCATTGTCGAATCGCCGGGCTGGACGTTGCATCTGCTGTCGCCGGTGCAGTCGGCCCTGAACCGCGCCACCGCCAACGCGCAGCTGGGCGCGCTGCTGGCGCAAGGCGTGCTGTCCGCGGTGATCGGCATCCTGCTGTACCGCCGTCACCGGAGCCGCGAGCGCAGCGCGCAGCAATTGGCCGTACGCCGGCAACTGGCCGCGCAGGTCGAGGAACGCACCGCGCAGTTGCGCGCGGCCAATCAGCAATTGGTCGCGCAGATGGACGAACGCCAACGCACCGAAGCGCGCCTGCACACCATGCAGGACGAACTGGTGCAGGCCAGCAAGCTCGCGCTATTGGGACAGGTGGCCGCCGGCGTGGCGCATGAAATCAACCAGCCGGTGGCCGCCATCCGCGCCTATGCCGACAACGCCGCCGAATTCCTGCGCCGGCGCGACAATCCCTCGGTCGAGGAAAACCTGGCCACCATCGCCTCGCTTACAGAACGCATCGGCCATATAACCGGCGAACTGCGAGCCTTTTCGCGCAAGGCCGGGGCCTCGGTCGGTCCCACCAGCCTGCAGGAAGCGCTGGACGGCGCGCTGCTGCTGGTCGGCCCGCGCGCCAGGCGGCAGGGCGTGGTCCTGCAGCGGCCTCCCGTCGAACAGGATCATCGGGTGTGGGCCGACCGCATCCGTCTGGAGCAGGTGATGGTGAATCTGCTGCAGAACGGTCTGGATGCGCTTGAAGGCCGGGCCGACGGCCGCATCGTCGTCGCCATGCAGGACATGGGCGCATCGGTGCAGTTGTTCGTCAGCGACAACGGCCCGGGTCTGTCGGCCGAAACCAGCGCCCGGCTGTTCACGCCGTTCCACACGACCAAGGCCGAAGGCCTCGGACTGGGGTTGGTGATCTCGCGCGACATCGTCGCCGAGTTCGGCGGCGACCTGCGTGTCGCCCATCCCGGCGACGCCATTTTTCCCGCGCCCCACGGTCCCGACCGCGGCGCGATGTTCACCCTCACGCTGCGCAAGTCGCCGCCCGCCGATCCATGA
- the hemF gene encoding oxygen-dependent coproporphyrinogen oxidase has product MNALPVADVRGYFTGLQARIVGALEAAEGGPFRTDEWIRPEGGGGVSRLLEGGQLFERAGVLFSHVQGSKLPPSASAHRPELAGRSWQAMGVSMVLHPRNPYVPTTHMNVRMFVATARPGHDETDVFWFGGGIDLTPYYPFEEDARHFHAVCRDALAGHGADYYPRYKRWCDEYFFLKHRNETRGIGGIFFDDLNAPGFDASFALTRSVGDAFLDSYLPIVDRRRHTPYGERERDFQAYRRGRYVEFNLVFDRGTLFGLQSGGRTESILLSMPPLAQWRYDWQPQAGTPEAELAAYLTPRDWV; this is encoded by the coding sequence ATGAACGCATTGCCCGTCGCCGACGTCCGCGGCTACTTCACCGGCCTGCAGGCCCGCATCGTCGGGGCGCTGGAAGCCGCCGAGGGCGGCCCTTTCCGCACCGACGAATGGATCCGGCCCGAAGGCGGCGGCGGCGTGTCGCGCCTGCTCGAAGGCGGCCAGTTGTTCGAACGCGCCGGCGTGCTGTTCAGCCACGTCCAGGGTTCCAAGCTGCCGCCCTCGGCCAGCGCGCACCGGCCCGAACTGGCCGGCCGCTCGTGGCAGGCCATGGGTGTCTCGATGGTGCTGCATCCGCGCAACCCCTACGTGCCCACCACGCACATGAACGTGCGCATGTTCGTCGCCACGGCCCGTCCCGGCCATGACGAAACCGACGTGTTCTGGTTCGGCGGGGGGATCGACCTGACGCCCTACTACCCCTTCGAGGAAGACGCGCGCCACTTCCACGCAGTGTGCCGCGACGCCCTGGCGGGCCACGGCGCCGACTACTACCCGCGCTACAAGCGCTGGTGCGACGAATACTTCTTCCTCAAGCACCGCAACGAAACCCGCGGCATCGGCGGCATCTTCTTCGACGACCTGAACGCCCCCGGTTTCGACGCCTCCTTCGCCTTGACGCGTTCGGTCGGCGACGCCTTCCTCGACAGCTACCTGCCAATCGTCGACCGCCGCCGCCACACGCCGTATGGCGAGCGAGAACGCGACTTCCAGGCCTACCGCCGCGGCCGCTACGTCGAGTTCAACCTGGTGTTCGACCGCGGCACGCTGTTCGGCCTGCAATCGGGCGGCCGCACCGAGTCGATCCTGCTGTCGATGCCGCCGCTGGCGCAATGGCGCTACGACTGGCAGCCCCAGGCAGGGACGCCCGAGGCCGAACTGGCCGCCTACCTGACGCCGCGGGACTGGGTGTGA
- a CDS encoding dicarboxylate/amino acid:cation symporter: MIEVDQGAPARKLKFYQILYVQVLFAIVVGILLGYFKPDLGQAMQPLGDGFIKLVKMIIAPVIFLTVATGIAAMSDLKKVGRVAGKAMLYFLVFSTLALIVGMLVSHLVQPGAGMHINPATLDQKAVSGYVAKAHDSTITGFLLNVIPTTIFSPFVGGDILQVLFVAVLFGIALAQVGERGKPVLDFLTALAQPIFKLVAILMKAAPIGAFGAMAFTIGKYGIKSIINLAMLVGTFYATSVLFVVVVLGLVARYNGFSILKLVRYIREELLLVLGTSSSEAALPTLMQKMERAGCSKSVVGLVVPTGYSFNLDGTNIYMTMAALFIAQACDIPLSLGDQILLLLVAMLSSKGAAGVTGAGFITLAATLSVVPTVPVAGMALILGVDRFMSECRALTNLVGNATAAVVVARWEGELDKDKLHAALEGEAPAPGVQPQAMAQVSTSQS, translated from the coding sequence ATGATCGAAGTGGATCAAGGCGCGCCTGCGCGCAAGCTCAAGTTCTATCAAATCCTGTACGTGCAGGTGCTGTTCGCCATTGTGGTCGGCATTCTGCTGGGCTATTTCAAGCCCGATCTCGGCCAGGCGATGCAGCCCCTGGGCGATGGCTTCATCAAGCTGGTGAAGATGATCATCGCGCCGGTGATCTTCCTGACGGTGGCGACCGGCATCGCGGCCATGAGCGACCTGAAGAAGGTCGGCCGGGTGGCCGGCAAGGCCATGCTGTACTTCCTGGTGTTCTCGACCCTGGCGCTGATCGTCGGCATGCTGGTGAGCCACCTTGTGCAGCCGGGCGCCGGCATGCACATCAATCCGGCCACGCTCGACCAGAAGGCGGTGTCGGGCTATGTCGCCAAGGCGCATGACTCGACCATCACTGGCTTCCTGCTGAACGTCATCCCCACCACGATCTTCAGCCCCTTCGTCGGCGGCGACATCCTGCAGGTGTTGTTCGTGGCGGTGCTGTTCGGCATCGCGCTGGCGCAGGTCGGCGAGCGCGGCAAGCCGGTGCTGGACTTCCTGACGGCGCTGGCCCAGCCCATCTTCAAGCTGGTCGCCATCCTGATGAAGGCCGCGCCCATCGGCGCATTTGGCGCGATGGCGTTCACCATCGGCAAGTACGGCATCAAGTCGATCATCAACCTGGCGATGCTGGTGGGCACGTTCTACGCCACTTCGGTGCTGTTCGTGGTCGTGGTGCTGGGCCTGGTGGCGCGCTACAACGGCTTCTCGATCCTGAAGCTGGTGCGCTACATCCGCGAAGAACTGCTCCTGGTGCTGGGCACGAGCTCGTCGGAAGCGGCACTGCCGACGCTGATGCAGAAGATGGAGCGCGCCGGCTGCTCGAAGTCGGTGGTCGGCCTGGTGGTGCCTACCGGGTATTCGTTCAACCTGGACGGCACCAACATCTACATGACGATGGCGGCGCTGTTCATCGCCCAGGCCTGCGACATTCCGCTGTCGTTGGGCGACCAGATCCTGCTGCTGCTGGTGGCGATGCTGAGTTCCAAGGGCGCCGCGGGCGTGACGGGCGCCGGCTTCATCACGCTGGCAGCCACGCTGTCGGTGGTGCCGACCGTGCCGGTGGCCGGCATGGCGCTGATCCTGGGCGTGGACCGCTTCATGTCCGAATGCCGCGCGCTGACCAACCTGGTGGGTAACGCCACCGCCGCCGTGGTGGTGGCGCGCTGGGAAGGCGAGCTGGACAAGGACAAGTTGCATGCGGCGCTGGAAGGCGAGGCCCCGGCGCCCGGCGTGCAACCGCAGGCGATGGCGCAGGTGTCGACCTCGCAAAGCTGA
- the rlmH gene encoding 23S rRNA (pseudouridine(1915)-N(3))-methyltransferase RlmH: MKLIVAAVGTRMPDWVQTAWDDYAKRLPPDCALELREIKPEPRTTGKTPAQMMAAEAKRIEAALPAGALRLALDERGRDLTTMALSQKLEQWRAGGQDVAFLVGGPDGLDADLKASCSGQLRLSSLTLPHPMVRVVLAEQLYRAWAIMTNHPYHRA; the protein is encoded by the coding sequence GTGAAACTGATCGTCGCGGCCGTGGGCACCCGCATGCCGGACTGGGTGCAGACAGCCTGGGACGACTACGCCAAGCGCCTGCCGCCGGACTGCGCGCTGGAACTGCGTGAAATCAAGCCCGAACCGCGCACCACCGGCAAGACCCCGGCACAGATGATGGCGGCCGAAGCCAAGCGCATCGAGGCCGCCCTGCCGGCCGGCGCGTTGCGCCTGGCGCTGGACGAACGCGGCCGCGATCTCACCACCATGGCGTTATCGCAAAAGCTCGAGCAATGGCGCGCCGGCGGCCAGGACGTCGCCTTCCTGGTCGGCGGCCCCGACGGACTCGACGCCGACCTCAAGGCCTCGTGCAGCGGTCAACTGCGCCTGTCATCCCTGACGCTGCCACACCCCATGGTGCGCGTGGTGCTGGCCGAACAGCTCTACCGCGCCTGGGCCATCATGACCAACCATCCCTATCACCGCGCCTGA
- the rsfS gene encoding ribosome silencing factor, with the protein MDIQKLQRAVIDALEDVKAQDIKVFNTTHLTSLFDRVVIASATSNRQTRALASSVSDRGRALGLSGITIEGEDTGEWVVVDLGDVVVHIMQPAIRQYYNLEEIWGGKPVRVKLLPESTRSAPIAGDSGYDSTDD; encoded by the coding sequence ATGGATATACAGAAACTCCAACGCGCCGTCATCGACGCCCTCGAAGACGTCAAGGCGCAAGACATCAAGGTCTTCAACACCACGCATCTGACCAGCCTGTTCGATCGCGTCGTGATTGCAAGCGCCACCTCCAACCGGCAGACCCGTGCGCTGGCCTCCAGCGTCTCCGACCGCGGCCGCGCGCTCGGCCTGTCGGGCATCACGATCGAAGGCGAAGACACCGGCGAATGGGTCGTGGTCGACCTGGGCGACGTTGTCGTCCACATCATGCAGCCCGCCATCCGCCAGTACTACAACCTGGAAGAGATCTGGGGCGGCAAGCCGGTGCGCGTCAAACTGTTGCCCGAATCCACCCGGTCCGCGCCGATCGCCGGCGACAGCGGCTACGACAGCACTGACGACTGA